A genomic window from Rosettibacter firmus includes:
- a CDS encoding SDR family oxidoreductase — MEIFSLKNKVAIVTGAIGLLGKEHCKALSEAGANVIVVDLNEEECKEFAKSLPTESMGIYADVTNPESIKNLRDKVIEKFGRIDVLVNNAAINDMFENPKAALEQSKFENYPLELWQKSVDVNLTGVFLCSQIIGSVMAKQKSGSIINIASTYGIVAPDQSLYQDKDGKQIFYKPPAYSATKGAIIMFTKYLAAYWGNSGVRVNTLTPGGVENFQDEFFIEQYSKRTMLKRMAKPTDYKGALIFLASDASAYMTGANLIVDGGWTAW; from the coding sequence ATGGAAATATTTTCTCTGAAAAATAAAGTTGCTATAGTTACAGGTGCTATTGGTTTACTTGGAAAAGAACATTGTAAAGCATTAAGCGAAGCTGGTGCAAATGTAATTGTTGTAGATCTAAACGAAGAAGAATGTAAAGAATTTGCAAAATCACTTCCAACCGAATCAATGGGAATTTATGCAGATGTAACTAATCCAGAATCAATAAAAAATTTACGCGATAAGGTTATTGAAAAATTTGGTCGTATTGATGTTCTTGTTAATAATGCTGCTATTAATGATATGTTTGAAAATCCTAAAGCTGCTTTGGAACAATCCAAATTTGAAAATTATCCGCTCGAACTATGGCAAAAATCTGTTGATGTTAATTTAACTGGAGTCTTTCTTTGTTCGCAAATTATTGGCTCTGTAATGGCAAAACAAAAATCTGGAAGTATAATTAATATTGCATCAACATATGGAATTGTAGCACCAGATCAATCATTATATCAAGACAAAGATGGAAAACAAATTTTTTATAAGCCCCCTGCTTATTCAGCTACTAAAGGAGCAATAATAATGTTTACAAAATATTTAGCTGCATATTGGGGAAACAGTGGAGTAAGAGTTAATACATTAACTCCAGGTGGTGTTGAAAATTTTCAGGATGAATTTTTTATAGAGCAATATTCAAAAAGAACTATGCTCAAAAGGATGGCAAAACCAACTGACTACAAAGGTGCATTGATTTTTCTTGCCAGTGATGCTTCTGCTTATATGACAGGTGCAAATCTTATTGTTGATGGGGGCTGGACAGCTTGGTGA
- a CDS encoding aminotransferase class III-fold pyridoxal phosphate-dependent enzyme → MANKISLSNDYPEITKSNEYYNRALKLIPSVTQTLAKGPTQWINGVAPKYLVKGKGSHVWDVDGNEYIDFMMAVGPLSLGYAYPRVDEAIKKQLEDGITFSMMHPLEVEVAEMIHSIIPNAESVRYSKTGADVTSAAIRLARAFTGKNKILCCGYHGWHDWYISVTARNNGIPKEVQSLTYTFNYNDIDSVKNSIDDDTAAVILEPVVFHEPKDNFLHKLADLCKENGIVLIFDEMWTGFRMALGGAQEFFGITPDLATYSKAVANGMPIAILTGRKEIMELLDDDVFFYTTFGGEALSLAAAKATIEELKEKNVPEYLNKVGKKLKDGYNEIASKLGINFTKAIGYNWRSMATFDEKAGDPLLQKSLMQQEMIKRGVLWQGFHNISFSHTDEDIDYTLAALEESMSILKKAVEKNNLRETLKGEPVQPVFRKVDNFNIKPKK, encoded by the coding sequence ATGGCAAACAAAATAAGTTTATCTAATGATTATCCTGAAATTACAAAATCAAATGAATATTATAACCGTGCACTAAAATTAATTCCTTCTGTTACTCAAACTCTTGCTAAAGGTCCAACTCAATGGATTAATGGAGTTGCTCCAAAATATTTAGTTAAAGGAAAAGGTTCTCATGTGTGGGATGTTGATGGAAATGAATATATCGATTTTATGATGGCTGTTGGTCCACTCTCTCTTGGTTATGCTTATCCACGTGTAGACGAAGCAATAAAAAAACAACTTGAAGATGGAATTACTTTTTCGATGATGCACCCTCTCGAAGTTGAAGTTGCCGAAATGATTCATTCAATTATTCCAAATGCTGAATCTGTGCGATACAGTAAAACTGGTGCTGATGTTACAAGTGCAGCAATTCGTCTTGCAAGAGCTTTTACTGGTAAAAACAAAATATTATGTTGTGGATATCATGGATGGCACGATTGGTATATTTCTGTTACAGCAAGAAATAATGGGATACCAAAAGAAGTCCAATCTTTAACTTACACATTTAATTATAATGACATTGATTCTGTAAAAAATTCTATTGATGATGATACTGCAGCTGTAATTCTTGAACCAGTAGTGTTTCATGAACCTAAAGATAACTTTTTGCATAAACTTGCAGACCTTTGTAAAGAAAATGGTATTGTTTTGATTTTTGATGAAATGTGGACTGGTTTTAGAATGGCATTAGGTGGTGCTCAGGAATTCTTTGGAATAACTCCTGACCTGGCAACTTATTCAAAAGCAGTTGCTAATGGAATGCCAATCGCAATTCTTACTGGTCGAAAAGAGATTATGGAACTGTTAGACGATGATGTATTCTTTTATACAACTTTTGGTGGCGAAGCTCTTTCTCTCGCAGCAGCTAAAGCAACTATTGAAGAACTTAAAGAAAAAAATGTTCCTGAATATTTAAATAAAGTTGGAAAAAAATTAAAAGATGGATATAATGAAATTGCAAGTAAACTTGGAATAAATTTTACAAAAGCAATTGGTTACAACTGGCGTTCAATGGCTACATTTGATGAAAAAGCTGGTGACCCACTTTTACAAAAATCTCTAATGCAACAGGAAATGATTAAACGTGGTGTTTTATGGCAGGGATTTCATAATATCTCTTTTTCTCATACTGATGAAGATATTGATTATACACTTGCAGCTCTGGAAGAATCAATGTCAATTCTTAAAAAGGCAGTAGAAAAAAATAATTTAAGAGAGACTTTAAAGGGAGAACCTGTTCAACCTGTATTCAGAAAAGTTGATAACTTTAATATAAAACCTAAAAAATAA
- a CDS encoding glycosyltransferase family protein translates to MKIVTVIQARMSSTRLPGKVMLPILGKPLLIRMVERVKRAKFIGELVIATSTNPEDDKIENLCLENNLNCFRGHLTDLLDRHYQVGKFYNADAVVKIPSDCPLIDPHVIDDVIKYYIANSDKYDYVSNLHPATYPDGNDVEVISFKALECAWKEAQKDFEREHTTPYIWENPDKFRIGNVVWETGFDYSTTHRWTIDFDEDYQFIKRVYEELYEQDYPFGLYDIINLLKQKPEIYEINKKYIGKYWYENHLDELKNIDDYKNKIKGKLEFNNN, encoded by the coding sequence ATGAAAATAGTAACTGTAATTCAAGCAAGGATGTCTTCAACACGATTACCTGGAAAGGTAATGCTTCCAATTCTTGGAAAGCCACTATTGATCAGAATGGTCGAAAGAGTCAAAAGAGCAAAATTTATTGGTGAACTTGTTATAGCAACTTCAACTAATCCAGAAGACGATAAAATTGAAAATCTCTGTCTTGAAAATAATTTAAATTGCTTTAGAGGCCATTTGACAGATTTATTGGACAGACATTATCAGGTTGGAAAATTTTATAATGCAGATGCAGTTGTTAAAATTCCTTCTGATTGCCCACTGATTGACCCACATGTAATTGATGATGTAATTAAATATTATATTGCTAATTCCGATAAGTATGATTACGTGAGTAATTTGCATCCTGCTACTTATCCAGATGGTAATGATGTTGAAGTAATTTCTTTCAAAGCTCTTGAATGTGCATGGAAAGAAGCACAAAAAGATTTTGAACGTGAACATACAACCCCATACATCTGGGAGAATCCAGATAAATTTAGAATTGGAAATGTTGTCTGGGAAACAGGTTTTGACTATTCAACAACACATCGCTGGACAATTGATTTTGATGAAGATTATCAATTTATAAAAAGAGTTTATGAAGAATTATATGAACAGGATTATCCTTTTGGTCTTTATGATATTATCAACTTGTTGAAGCAAAAACCAGAAATTTATGAAATAAATAAAAAGTATATTGGAAAATACTGGTATGAAAATCATCTTGATGAATTAAAAAATATAGATGATTATAAAAATAAAATAAAAGGGAAATTAGAATTCAATAACAATTGA
- a CDS encoding metallophosphoesterase family protein produces the protein MEKIKIAHISDLHICLKHKKHNIKRVRKLIRLALKENVDHLIITGDISDNSNENDYLILKKILETNNLLKSEKTSIIIGNHDIFGGVQTVSDITNFPSKCSNTNYNEKLLVFISHFKELFDKTITISKNVFPYAKIFGNIALIGINSIDKYSKIKNPFASNGKVNKEQRKELKKLLNLPHLKEKLKIVLIHHHFYKNNINASSSFNAFWNKIENYTMKLRGKKKLIKLFKKNNIKLVLHGHSHELKEYYRKGIRFINAGGSIESDYYSQPGLYIIEIQNDIINTSLKFLQSEEIISENKKEELESIIV, from the coding sequence ATGGAAAAAATAAAAATAGCCCACATTTCGGATTTACATATTTGTCTAAAGCACAAAAAGCACAATATTAAGCGTGTTCGCAAGCTTATTAGATTAGCTCTTAAAGAAAATGTTGACCATTTAATCATCACTGGTGACATATCAGATAATTCTAATGAAAATGACTACCTAATACTAAAAAAGATTCTTGAAACAAACAACCTTCTTAAGAGTGAAAAAACATCCATTATAATTGGTAACCACGATATATTTGGTGGTGTTCAAACAGTAAGTGATATCACAAATTTTCCGTCTAAATGTTCAAATACAAATTATAATGAAAAGTTATTAGTATTTATTTCTCACTTTAAAGAACTATTTGATAAAACTATTACAATTTCAAAAAATGTATTCCCATATGCAAAAATATTTGGGAATATTGCATTGATAGGAATTAATTCTATTGATAAATATTCTAAAATAAAAAATCCTTTCGCTTCAAATGGAAAAGTAAACAAAGAGCAAAGAAAAGAATTAAAAAAATTATTGAACTTACCACACTTAAAAGAAAAACTGAAAATAGTATTGATTCATCATCACTTTTATAAAAATAATATTAATGCATCAAGTTCATTCAATGCTTTCTGGAATAAAATTGAAAACTATACCATGAAATTAAGGGGCAAGAAAAAATTGATAAAATTATTTAAGAAAAATAATATTAAATTAGTATTGCATGGACACAGTCACGAATTAAAAGAATATTATCGCAAAGGGATAAGATTCATTAATGCTGGTGGCTCAATTGAAAGTGATTATTATTCACAGCCTGGTTTATATATAATAGAAATACAAAATGATATTATAAATACCAGCTTAAAGTTCTTACAATCCGAAGAAATAATCTCAGAAAACAAAAAAGAAGAGCTTGAATCCATAATCGTTTAA
- the rsxC gene encoding electron transport complex subunit RsxC translates to MLFFNQKKTFRGGIHPNTYKELTEDLSFEIMPPPKQVIIPLSQHTGKPAKPLINKGTKVKTGELIAEQDGYISANIHSSVTGKVIKISSAVNVNGFIKESIFIETDENEEFCKMPSLNIEAITAEEIKTRIKDAGIVGLGGAAFPAYVKLSPPDKKIDYVILNGCECEPYLTRDYRLMIERTDDIISGLKLIMKAVNASKGIIGIEDNKIEAINKLKKALSNYSDISIIPLKTKYPQGAEKMLIKAVINREVPPGKLPFDVGCIIHNIGTTISIYDAISKGEPQITAAITVSGKGINKPKNLIARVGTPLIDIINFCGGIKSNTKKIIVGGPMMGIAQYDLSAPVTKATSGILVLNDEEVTNFKETNCLRCGKCVEVCPLNLIPTRLARLTQFKKYEDAKNLGITVCMECGTCTYNCPANIPLVQWIRLGKQKAMSIIS, encoded by the coding sequence ATGCTATTCTTTAATCAAAAGAAAACATTTAGAGGTGGAATTCATCCCAATACTTATAAAGAATTAACAGAAGATCTTTCTTTTGAAATTATGCCTCCTCCAAAACAGGTAATAATTCCTCTCTCACAACATACAGGAAAACCAGCTAAACCATTAATTAACAAAGGAACTAAAGTTAAAACTGGCGAACTTATTGCTGAACAAGATGGATACATTTCAGCAAACATTCATAGTTCTGTTACAGGGAAAGTCATAAAAATCTCTTCTGCTGTAAATGTAAATGGATTTATTAAAGAATCAATTTTTATTGAAACAGATGAAAACGAAGAATTTTGTAAAATGCCCTCTTTAAATATTGAAGCAATAACCGCAGAAGAAATTAAAACAAGAATTAAAGATGCTGGAATAGTTGGACTTGGTGGAGCAGCATTCCCAGCATATGTAAAACTTTCACCTCCAGATAAAAAAATTGATTATGTTATTCTAAATGGTTGTGAATGCGAACCTTATCTTACAAGAGATTATCGTTTAATGATAGAAAGAACGGATGATATTATATCTGGCTTAAAATTAATTATGAAAGCTGTTAATGCCAGCAAAGGAATTATTGGAATTGAAGACAATAAAATTGAAGCTATAAATAAACTAAAAAAAGCACTCTCAAATTATTCTGATATATCTATTATTCCACTTAAAACAAAATATCCTCAGGGTGCAGAAAAAATGCTAATTAAGGCAGTTATTAATCGTGAAGTTCCTCCTGGTAAACTTCCATTTGATGTTGGTTGCATTATTCATAATATCGGGACTACAATTTCTATTTACGATGCAATATCTAAAGGAGAACCACAAATAACAGCCGCTATTACTGTATCTGGCAAAGGTATTAACAAACCAAAAAATTTAATTGCAAGAGTTGGAACGCCATTAATCGATATAATAAACTTTTGCGGTGGAATAAAAAGTAATACTAAAAAAATTATCGTTGGTGGTCCAATGATGGGCATTGCTCAGTACGATTTATCTGCTCCTGTTACAAAAGCAACTTCGGGAATCCTTGTTTTAAATGATGAAGAAGTAACTAATTTCAAAGAAACAAATTGTTTAAGATGTGGAAAGTGCGTTGAAGTTTGTCCATTAAATTTAATACCAACTCGTCTTGCTCGTTTAACACAATTTAAAAAGTATGAAGATGCTAAGAATCTTGGTATAACAGTTTGTATGGAATGTGGGACCTGTACATATAATTGTCCAGCAAATATTCCACTTGTTCAATGGATTAGATTGGGTAAACAAAAAGCTATGAGTATAATTTCTTAA
- a CDS encoding RnfABCDGE type electron transport complex subunit D, with protein sequence MISLEFSNKLELSSSPHIHSKWSTKKVMWFVVLALMPSLISGIIFFGTYQLLIVLVSIFFCITTEFCIKKIRKSKVTIDDGSAVVTGILLGLILPPNFSLTATALGAIFSIAIGKELFGGLGFNIFNPALIGRAFLQAAYPVAMTTWSKPNFSVDTITSATPLAAYKFDKVLTQLKPMIIGNIGGSIGETSAIAILLGGFFLIAVKIVNWRIPLSMIFGMILFSGILWLIDPLKYANPLFHLFAGGFLFGAFFMATDWVTSPITSKGMWIFGFAISLIIVVIRTFGGLPEGVMYAILIMNAFVPLINRLTKPKIFGEQK encoded by the coding sequence ATGATCTCACTCGAATTTTCAAACAAATTAGAATTAAGCAGCTCACCACATATTCATTCAAAATGGTCTACAAAAAAAGTAATGTGGTTTGTTGTGCTTGCTTTAATGCCTTCTTTAATTTCTGGTATAATATTTTTTGGAACTTATCAATTACTTATTGTACTTGTAAGTATTTTCTTTTGTATTACAACAGAATTCTGTATAAAAAAAATTAGAAAATCAAAAGTTACTATTGATGATGGTAGTGCTGTTGTTACAGGCATTTTACTTGGATTAATTCTTCCACCGAATTTTTCGTTAACTGCAACTGCTTTAGGAGCAATATTTTCAATTGCAATTGGGAAGGAATTATTTGGTGGACTTGGATTTAATATTTTTAATCCTGCACTTATAGGAAGAGCATTTTTACAAGCTGCTTATCCAGTAGCTATGACTACTTGGTCTAAACCAAATTTTTCCGTTGACACAATTACTTCGGCAACTCCACTTGCTGCTTATAAATTTGATAAAGTATTAACACAACTCAAGCCTATGATTATTGGTAATATCGGTGGCTCAATTGGAGAGACATCTGCTATTGCAATTTTACTGGGTGGATTTTTTTTAATTGCAGTAAAAATAGTAAACTGGAGAATTCCACTTTCTATGATATTCGGAATGATTTTATTTAGTGGAATTCTCTGGTTAATTGATCCATTAAAATATGCAAATCCATTATTTCATCTTTTCGCAGGTGGATTTTTATTTGGAGCATTTTTTATGGCAACTGACTGGGTTACTTCTCCCATCACTTCAAAAGGAATGTGGATTTTTGGTTTTGCTATTTCTTTAATAATTGTTGTAATAAGAACTTTTGGTGGTTTGCCAGAAGGTGTTATGTATGCCATCTTGATTATGAATGCTTTTGTTCCATTGATTAATCGATTAACAAAACCAAAAATCTTTGGAGAACAAAAATGA
- a CDS encoding FMN-binding protein, which produces MRKTFQIIATLTIIGILSGALLTKVNKWAEPLIAANKKAETEKGIFLVQPEGKFYEKINTTEIDIYKVFDSNKKLIGYSLAYEGNGFQGKIRLIVGLSPDLNKTTSLEILEQVETPGLGTKITEEPFKNQFKGLQTFPKINWVKGKEPENPNEIQTITGATISSKSVVSIINEGIQKVRSLRDRGLL; this is translated from the coding sequence ATGAGAAAGACTTTTCAAATAATTGCTACCTTAACTATAATTGGAATATTATCAGGTGCATTATTAACAAAAGTTAATAAATGGGCTGAGCCTTTAATTGCAGCTAATAAAAAAGCTGAAACCGAAAAAGGAATTTTTCTTGTTCAACCAGAAGGAAAATTCTATGAGAAAATTAATACAACAGAAATTGATATCTACAAAGTATTTGACTCGAACAAGAAATTAATTGGCTACTCTTTAGCATACGAAGGAAATGGTTTTCAAGGAAAAATTAGATTAATTGTTGGTCTCTCTCCAGATTTAAATAAAACTACATCACTCGAAATTTTAGAGCAAGTTGAAACTCCAGGTTTAGGAACAAAAATAACTGAAGAACCTTTTAAGAATCAGTTCAAAGGATTACAAACTTTTCCAAAAATAAACTGGGTAAAAGGAAAAGAACCAGAAAATCCAAATGAAATTCAAACAATAACTGGTGCAACCATATCTTCTAAATCTGTTGTTTCAATAATAAATGAAGGTATTCAAAAAGTGCGAAGTTTAAGGGATAGAGGTTTATTATGA
- a CDS encoding electron transport complex subunit E, whose protein sequence is MKKQVSYWQEFFKGIWEINPTFKQILGMCPTLAVTVSALNGIAMALATTFVLVFSSFLISLVRKLIPDQVRIASYIVIIATFVTIADLVMKAKFPELSKALGPFVPLIVVNCIILGRAEAFASKNTPLRSILDALGNGTGFLIALFIMGSIRELLGSRTILGYQILPDSFEPLLIMILPPGAFITLGLLIGFANQFIERKKKLEHNSLIKKYRNKLTSVQLNEENLSA, encoded by the coding sequence ATGAAAAAACAAGTAAGCTACTGGCAGGAATTTTTTAAGGGCATCTGGGAAATTAATCCAACATTTAAACAAATTTTAGGAATGTGCCCAACTCTTGCTGTTACAGTATCTGCACTTAATGGAATTGCAATGGCTCTTGCAACAACTTTTGTTCTTGTCTTTTCAAGTTTTTTAATATCATTGGTTCGCAAACTCATTCCAGATCAGGTTAGAATTGCATCATATATTGTAATTATAGCAACCTTTGTTACAATAGCAGATTTAGTAATGAAAGCTAAATTTCCTGAGCTAAGTAAAGCACTCGGTCCTTTTGTGCCTTTAATTGTTGTTAATTGCATAATACTTGGTAGAGCCGAAGCATTTGCTTCTAAAAATACACCTTTAAGATCAATTCTGGATGCACTTGGCAATGGTACAGGTTTTCTAATTGCTTTATTCATTATGGGAAGTATAAGAGAACTACTGGGTTCAAGAACAATTCTTGGTTATCAGATTCTTCCTGATTCTTTTGAACCTTTACTCATTATGATTTTACCACCAGGAGCTTTTATAACTCTGGGATTATTAATTGGTTTTGCTAATCAATTTATTGAAAGGAAGAAAAAACTCGAACATAATTCTTTAATTAAGAAATATCGAAACAAATTGACTTCAGTTCAATTGAATGAAGAAAATTTATCTGCATAA
- the rsxA gene encoding electron transport complex subunit RsxA, which produces MDLLIIFISAAVVNNFVLSMFLGICPFIGVSNKISSALSMGMATTFVMTLTATVSWILYFQILIPFNLEFLQIPSFILVIASLVQFVEMVIKKISPPLYRALGIFLPLITTNCAILGLALILSMRNYTFLQSLFFGIGAGTGFTLALLIMAGIREELELADVPKAFRGAPITLITAGLLALAFMGFAGMI; this is translated from the coding sequence ATGGATTTATTAATAATCTTTATATCAGCTGCTGTTGTAAACAATTTTGTATTATCAATGTTTTTAGGAATATGTCCTTTTATAGGTGTATCAAACAAAATTTCTTCTGCACTTTCTATGGGAATGGCAACAACTTTTGTTATGACATTAACTGCTACAGTAAGCTGGATTTTATATTTCCAAATTTTGATCCCATTCAATCTTGAATTCCTTCAAATACCATCTTTTATTCTTGTAATTGCATCTTTAGTTCAGTTTGTTGAAATGGTTATTAAAAAAATAAGTCCACCGCTTTATCGTGCTCTTGGAATATTTCTACCATTAATTACAACTAATTGTGCTATACTTGGATTAGCATTAATTTTATCAATGAGAAATTATACTTTTCTACAGAGTTTATTTTTTGGAATTGGTGCAGGAACTGGTTTTACATTAGCATTATTAATAATGGCTGGAATAAGAGAAGAACTCGAACTGGCTGACGTACCTAAAGCTTTTCGTGGAGCACCTATAACTTTAATAACAGCTGGACTTTTAGCTCTTGCTTTTATGGGCTTTGCAGGAATGATTTAA
- a CDS encoding FAD:protein FMN transferase has protein sequence MKNFFIYILLIILLVSCSKEKTYKRTIIAMGSTVEIQVRGVNEVTANNAINAGFEEVRRIDTLFSTYLIGNPMWKLNNTNADEIIIDRETFNVLKRCDEFWRITEGAFDVALGNLIELIGFDKGSPEIPPPEKIKEAVKKIGWEHIHLKEPNILIKPANIKLNFNACIPGYAADRIANILSNFGIKEYLINVGGEVFARGKNWHIGIQHPRKEFELIATIKVDGKGVSTSGDYEQFIKKNGKTFTHIFNPITGYPANECQSVTVIANDAMTADALSTGIFVLGPKKGIQLAESLKNVEVMIIDSSGTTYQSSNFSKYLVR, from the coding sequence ATGAAAAACTTTTTCATTTACATATTACTAATAATTTTGCTTGTTTCATGCAGCAAAGAAAAAACATATAAGCGAACAATTATCGCAATGGGTAGTACTGTAGAAATTCAGGTTCGTGGAGTTAACGAAGTTACAGCAAATAATGCTATCAATGCAGGATTCGAAGAAGTAAGAAGAATTGATACATTGTTTTCTACATACTTAATTGGCAATCCCATGTGGAAACTTAACAATACAAATGCAGATGAAATTATTATTGATAGAGAAACTTTCAACGTATTAAAAAGATGCGATGAATTCTGGAGAATAACCGAAGGAGCATTCGATGTAGCACTTGGTAATTTAATTGAATTAATTGGATTCGATAAAGGTTCGCCAGAAATACCACCACCTGAAAAAATCAAAGAAGCCGTAAAAAAAATTGGATGGGAACATATTCATCTAAAAGAGCCAAATATTTTAATAAAACCTGCAAATATTAAACTAAATTTTAATGCCTGCATTCCAGGCTATGCAGCAGATAGAATTGCAAATATTCTCTCAAACTTTGGAATTAAAGAATATTTGATAAATGTTGGTGGAGAAGTTTTTGCAAGAGGAAAAAACTGGCATATTGGTATTCAACATCCAAGAAAAGAATTTGAATTGATTGCTACAATTAAAGTTGATGGCAAAGGTGTTTCTACTTCTGGAGATTATGAACAGTTTATCAAAAAAAATGGAAAAACTTTTACACATATTTTTAATCCTATTACTGGCTATCCTGCAAATGAATGTCAATCAGTTACAGTTATTGCTAACGATGCAATGACAGCCGATGCTCTCTCAACTGGAATTTTTGTATTAGGACCTAAAAAAGGAATACAATTAGCAGAATCTTTGAAAAATGTTGAGGTTATGATTATAGATTCATCTGGCACAACTTATCAATCTTCAAACTTCAGCAAATATTTAGTGAGGTAA
- a CDS encoding RnfABCDGE type electron transport complex subunit B yields the protein MELTLIIAIATMGGLGFLFSSGLAYADKKLRVEENPLIGKINDLLPGANCGACGNAGCYDFAVKVVERKIQPDGCPVGGEETANMIAEILGLEKSNSTKLIPRILCNGNKFNAFKKDVVYNGPESCSVKAIVSGGDKLCYYGCLGGGDCVKACPFGALIMNENELPEVIEELCTGCGLCAKACPRNIIEMHPIDRTVFVFCKNQDEPKRAKEVCSVSCIGCGICARKSDGGIEMINNLAYINYDKLDETKIPFDKCSTKALKKLNSISFN from the coding sequence ATGGAACTAACTTTGATCATTGCAATAGCAACTATGGGTGGACTGGGATTTTTATTTTCAAGTGGATTAGCTTATGCAGATAAAAAACTTCGTGTTGAAGAAAATCCTCTAATAGGAAAAATTAATGATTTATTACCTGGAGCAAATTGTGGTGCATGTGGAAATGCGGGATGCTATGATTTTGCTGTTAAAGTTGTTGAAAGAAAAATTCAACCAGATGGTTGCCCGGTTGGAGGTGAAGAAACTGCAAATATGATTGCAGAAATTCTTGGACTTGAAAAATCAAATAGCACAAAATTAATCCCTCGAATTTTATGTAATGGAAATAAATTTAATGCTTTCAAAAAAGATGTTGTTTATAATGGACCCGAAAGTTGTTCTGTGAAAGCTATTGTTTCTGGGGGAGACAAGTTATGTTATTATGGATGTCTCGGTGGTGGAGATTGTGTTAAAGCTTGCCCTTTTGGTGCTTTAATTATGAATGAGAATGAATTACCTGAAGTAATTGAAGAATTATGTACTGGTTGTGGTCTTTGTGCTAAAGCATGTCCACGAAATATTATAGAAATGCATCCAATCGATAGAACTGTTTTTGTATTTTGTAAAAATCAGGATGAACCTAAACGTGCAAAAGAAGTTTGTTCTGTTTCATGTATTGGTTGTGGTATATGTGCTCGTAAATCTGATGGCGGAATCGAAATGATTAATAATCTTGCTTATATCAATTACGATAAACTGGATGAAACTAAAATCCCATTCGATAAGTGCAGTACAAAAGCACTAAAAAAATTAAATTCAATATCATTTAATTAA
- a CDS encoding SoxR reducing system RseC family protein, translated as MLNEELIEEGIVISSSNGYAEVLLNKNDNCKECAANILCKPADNNSLTLKVIDPFNTKPGDYIKIKLRGTTILKYSFLLYGISLILFLLGIIAVDFFFYDYKYVEVISFFAGIILVFLYSIILRKIRAITIIPKIIYVKRQSK; from the coding sequence ATGCTAAACGAAGAATTAATTGAAGAAGGAATTGTTATTTCATCTTCAAATGGATATGCAGAAGTTTTACTAAATAAAAATGATAATTGCAAAGAATGTGCAGCTAATATTTTGTGTAAACCTGCTGATAATAACTCTCTCACACTTAAAGTAATTGATCCATTCAATACAAAACCAGGTGATTACATTAAAATTAAACTTCGTGGTACAACGATATTAAAATATTCTTTTCTTTTATATGGTATATCATTAATACTTTTTTTACTGGGAATTATTGCTGTGGACTTTTTCTTTTATGATTATAAATATGTTGAAGTTATCTCTTTTTTTGCGGGTATAATATTAGTTTTTTTATATTCTATAATTCTAAGGAAAATTCGTGCTATCACAATTATTCCTAAAATTATTTATGTTAAAAGACAAAGCAAATAA